The following proteins come from a genomic window of Nicotiana tomentosiformis chromosome 12, ASM39032v3, whole genome shotgun sequence:
- the LOC104108059 gene encoding E3 ubiquitin-protein ligase At1g12760-like isoform X1, with protein sequence MFSPSSSNSPLLRSNESDESFHLRSPRRHSLREAIRVFQRASNRSGLMMREPSDQQINDRQSNWAYSKPVVIIDLLWNFAYIIVACFVLFFSREEDPEMPLRIWIVGYSLLCLLHIVCVFLEYRRRGYGQSAEEAFGSSAEGSRGSSGYVTLAELTPERSRFYSNMAKYMDSANTMLSFLWWIIGFYWVCIGGQRMVQESPQLYWLCIVFLAFDVFFVVFLITLACAVGLGICCCLPCIIAVLYAVADQKGANKEDIEQLSKYIFRHNGVNENRTGEIQGTFAGFMTQCGTDTPKEHSLSTDDAACSICLSTYDDGEELRELPCGHHFHCACIDKWLYMSATCPLCKRSIVGTSCCSEEV encoded by the exons ATGTTttcacccagttcatcaaattcACCATTACTAAGATCCAACGAAAGCGATGAATCCTTTCACCTGCGATCACCTCGTCGGCATAGCCTTCGAGAGGCAATTCGGGTATTCCAAAGAGCCAGCAACAGAAGTGGGTTAATGATGCGTGAACCGTCTGATCAGCAAATCAATGATAGGCAAAGTAATTGGGCTTACTCTAAGCCCGTTGTGATTATTGACCTCCTATGGAACTTTGCATACATCATTGTTGCGTGTTTTGTCTTATTCTTCAGTAGAGAAGAAGACCCAGAAATGCCTTTGAGGATTTGGATTGTTGGCTACTCTTTGCTTTGCCTGCTTCATATTGTTTGTGTTTTTTTGGAGTATCGGAGAAGAGGATATGGTCAATCGGCGGAGGAGGCATTTGGGAGCTCTGCTGAGGGTTCGAGGGGGTCTAGTGGTTATGTTACTTTGGCTGAATTAACCCCCGAAAGATCAAG ATTTTACAGTAACATGGCGAAGTATATGGATTCTGCAAATACAATGTTATCATTCCTCTGGTGGATCATTGGATTTTATTGGGTATGTATTGGTGGGCAGCGGATGGTACAAGAATCCCCTCAATTATACTG GCTTTGCATTGTTTTCTTGGCTTTTGATGTATTCTTTGTGGTCTTCTTAATTACGTTGGCTTGTGCTGTTGGTCTCGGAATCTGCTGTTGCCTTCCATGTATTATTGCTGTTCTATATGCTGTAGCTGATCAG AAAGGAGCTAACAAAGAAGATATTGAACAACTGTCAAAGTACATTTTCCGACACAATGGCGTTAATGAGAATCGGACTGGTGAGATCCAAGGGACATTTGCTGGATTCATGACCCAGTGCGGGACAGATACACCCAAGGAGCACTCACTTTCCACAGATGATGCT GCATGTTCCATATGTCTCTCTACTTATGATGATGGAGAAGAACTCCGAGAACTTCCCTGTGGTCACCATTTTCACTGTGCTTGTATTGACAAATGGCTATATATGAGTGCAACCTGTCCCCTTTGCAAGCGCAGCATCGTTGGGACTAGCTGTTGCAGTGAAGAAGTTTAG
- the LOC104108059 gene encoding E3 ubiquitin-protein ligase At1g12760-like isoform X3, whose translation MFSPSSSNSPLLRSNESDESFHLRSPRRHSLREAIRVFQRASNRSGLMMREPSDQQINDRQSNWAYSKPVVIIDLLWNFAYIIVACFVLFFSREEDPEMPLRIWIVGYSLLCLLHIVCVFLEYRRRGYGQSAEEAFGSSAEGSRGSSGYVTLAELTPERSRLCIVFLAFDVFFVVFLITLACAVGLGICCCLPCIIAVLYAVADQKGANKEDIEQLSKYIFRHNGVNENRTGEIQGTFAGFMTQCGTDTPKEHSLSTDDAACSICLSTYDDGEELRELPCGHHFHCACIDKWLYMSATCPLCKRSIVGTSCCSEEV comes from the exons ATGTTttcacccagttcatcaaattcACCATTACTAAGATCCAACGAAAGCGATGAATCCTTTCACCTGCGATCACCTCGTCGGCATAGCCTTCGAGAGGCAATTCGGGTATTCCAAAGAGCCAGCAACAGAAGTGGGTTAATGATGCGTGAACCGTCTGATCAGCAAATCAATGATAGGCAAAGTAATTGGGCTTACTCTAAGCCCGTTGTGATTATTGACCTCCTATGGAACTTTGCATACATCATTGTTGCGTGTTTTGTCTTATTCTTCAGTAGAGAAGAAGACCCAGAAATGCCTTTGAGGATTTGGATTGTTGGCTACTCTTTGCTTTGCCTGCTTCATATTGTTTGTGTTTTTTTGGAGTATCGGAGAAGAGGATATGGTCAATCGGCGGAGGAGGCATTTGGGAGCTCTGCTGAGGGTTCGAGGGGGTCTAGTGGTTATGTTACTTTGGCTGAATTAACCCCCGAAAGATCAAG GCTTTGCATTGTTTTCTTGGCTTTTGATGTATTCTTTGTGGTCTTCTTAATTACGTTGGCTTGTGCTGTTGGTCTCGGAATCTGCTGTTGCCTTCCATGTATTATTGCTGTTCTATATGCTGTAGCTGATCAG AAAGGAGCTAACAAAGAAGATATTGAACAACTGTCAAAGTACATTTTCCGACACAATGGCGTTAATGAGAATCGGACTGGTGAGATCCAAGGGACATTTGCTGGATTCATGACCCAGTGCGGGACAGATACACCCAAGGAGCACTCACTTTCCACAGATGATGCT GCATGTTCCATATGTCTCTCTACTTATGATGATGGAGAAGAACTCCGAGAACTTCCCTGTGGTCACCATTTTCACTGTGCTTGTATTGACAAATGGCTATATATGAGTGCAACCTGTCCCCTTTGCAAGCGCAGCATCGTTGGGACTAGCTGTTGCAGTGAAGAAGTTTAG
- the LOC104108059 gene encoding E3 ubiquitin-protein ligase At1g12760-like isoform X2, which produces MFSPSSSNSPLLRSNESDESFHLRSPRRHSLREAIRVFQRASNRSGLMMREPSDQQINDRQSNWAYSKPVVIIDLLWNFAYIIVACFVLFFSREEDPEMPLRIWIVGYSLLCLLHIVCVFLEYRRRGYGQSAEEAFGSSAEGSRGSSGYVTLAELTPERSSNMAKYMDSANTMLSFLWWIIGFYWVCIGGQRMVQESPQLYWLCIVFLAFDVFFVVFLITLACAVGLGICCCLPCIIAVLYAVADQKGANKEDIEQLSKYIFRHNGVNENRTGEIQGTFAGFMTQCGTDTPKEHSLSTDDAACSICLSTYDDGEELRELPCGHHFHCACIDKWLYMSATCPLCKRSIVGTSCCSEEV; this is translated from the exons ATGTTttcacccagttcatcaaattcACCATTACTAAGATCCAACGAAAGCGATGAATCCTTTCACCTGCGATCACCTCGTCGGCATAGCCTTCGAGAGGCAATTCGGGTATTCCAAAGAGCCAGCAACAGAAGTGGGTTAATGATGCGTGAACCGTCTGATCAGCAAATCAATGATAGGCAAAGTAATTGGGCTTACTCTAAGCCCGTTGTGATTATTGACCTCCTATGGAACTTTGCATACATCATTGTTGCGTGTTTTGTCTTATTCTTCAGTAGAGAAGAAGACCCAGAAATGCCTTTGAGGATTTGGATTGTTGGCTACTCTTTGCTTTGCCTGCTTCATATTGTTTGTGTTTTTTTGGAGTATCGGAGAAGAGGATATGGTCAATCGGCGGAGGAGGCATTTGGGAGCTCTGCTGAGGGTTCGAGGGGGTCTAGTGGTTATGTTACTTTGGCTGAATTAACCCCCGAAAGATCAAG TAACATGGCGAAGTATATGGATTCTGCAAATACAATGTTATCATTCCTCTGGTGGATCATTGGATTTTATTGGGTATGTATTGGTGGGCAGCGGATGGTACAAGAATCCCCTCAATTATACTG GCTTTGCATTGTTTTCTTGGCTTTTGATGTATTCTTTGTGGTCTTCTTAATTACGTTGGCTTGTGCTGTTGGTCTCGGAATCTGCTGTTGCCTTCCATGTATTATTGCTGTTCTATATGCTGTAGCTGATCAG AAAGGAGCTAACAAAGAAGATATTGAACAACTGTCAAAGTACATTTTCCGACACAATGGCGTTAATGAGAATCGGACTGGTGAGATCCAAGGGACATTTGCTGGATTCATGACCCAGTGCGGGACAGATACACCCAAGGAGCACTCACTTTCCACAGATGATGCT GCATGTTCCATATGTCTCTCTACTTATGATGATGGAGAAGAACTCCGAGAACTTCCCTGTGGTCACCATTTTCACTGTGCTTGTATTGACAAATGGCTATATATGAGTGCAACCTGTCCCCTTTGCAAGCGCAGCATCGTTGGGACTAGCTGTTGCAGTGAAGAAGTTTAG